The Candidatus Manganitrophus noduliformans genome window below encodes:
- a CDS encoding helix-turn-helix domain-containing protein, with translation MPFCKVTLKTQKPLPSSYPKSLITLGDHIKKKRLDLGLWQKQVAEQIGVDEVTLYNWEKQRTVPKLPYIPKIIAFLAYIPFPPASSLPEKIKNCRRVLGVTQEKMAEMIGIDKTTLARCEARKSQPTEKTLKLIETFFGSFCPENKILNRAG, from the coding sequence TTGCCTTTTTGCAAAGTAACTCTAAAAACCCAAAAACCGTTGCCTTCTTCATATCCGAAGTCGTTGATTACTTTAGGAGATCACATCAAAAAAAAGCGCCTCGATTTAGGATTGTGGCAAAAACAGGTCGCTGAGCAAATCGGAGTCGATGAGGTTACCCTCTATAATTGGGAAAAGCAACGCACGGTTCCCAAACTGCCATATATCCCAAAGATTATTGCATTCCTCGCCTATATACCGTTTCCACCTGCCAGTTCACTGCCCGAAAAGATTAAAAACTGCCGGAGAGTTTTAGGTGTGACCCAGGAGAAAATGGCTGAAATGATTGGAATTGACAAAACCACACTGGCAAGATGTGAGGCAAGAAAGAGCCAACCGACTGAAAAAACACTGAAGTTGATTGAGACCTTTTTCGGGTCTTTTTGTCCGGAGAATAAGATATTGAATAGGGCTGGGTGA